In one window of Dokdonia sp. PRO95 DNA:
- a CDS encoding short-chain dehydrogenase, with translation MGSQSGTKKKNRLQLLHQYYVYTGFYTFLKDALKKALPPILFVVAAIIIIHYFVIDLNTALQYVIDNYSNVLVLTLFFVSESILGIIPPELFIAWSDKTSNPILYLSLIAILSYAGGAVSYFTGRAALKIPSVHNYLEVRMEKHLKNARKWGGFLILVGALLPLPFAVASLAAGMIRFEFKYWALFGLARFVRYAIYGAAIFSLVS, from the coding sequence ATGGGATCACAATCAGGTACAAAAAAGAAAAACAGGCTGCAATTACTGCACCAGTACTATGTGTACACTGGTTTTTACACTTTTTTAAAAGATGCTCTTAAAAAAGCGCTCCCGCCTATTCTATTTGTAGTAGCCGCTATCATAATTATACACTACTTTGTAATCGACCTTAATACGGCACTACAATATGTAATAGACAATTACTCTAATGTGCTCGTGCTTACCTTATTCTTTGTTTCAGAATCGATACTCGGTATCATTCCACCAGAATTATTTATTGCCTGGAGTGATAAGACTAGCAACCCTATTCTATATTTAAGTCTCATCGCAATATTATCATATGCCGGAGGTGCGGTGTCCTACTTTACTGGAAGAGCTGCTTTAAAGATCCCATCTGTTCACAACTACCTAGAAGTAAGAATGGAAAAGCACTTAAAAAACGCTCGTAAATGGGGAGGATTTTTAATTCTCGTAGGCGCTTTACTCCCGCTTCCTTTTGCAGTGGCCAGTCTTGCTGCAGGTATGATTCGTTTTGAGTTTAAATATTGGGCTTTGTTTGGCCTTGCTCGTTTTGTAAGATATGCAATATATGGGGCAGCAATCTTTAGCCTTGTATCTTAA
- a CDS encoding non-canonical purine NTP diphosphatase, whose product MKLVFATHNSNKLREVQALVPDHITLLSLTDIGCTEEIIEDADTIEGNALLKANYVLSNYGYDCFADDTGLEVDALDGAPGVYSARYAGEQKNDSDNMNKLLINLATKQERGAQFKTVIAFAKANKTETFTGICRGHITKERHGDGGFGYDPIFKPEGYNATFAQMAPSLKGKISHRGLAVAAFLEFLHNQK is encoded by the coding sequence ATGAAACTTGTTTTTGCCACTCATAACAGTAATAAGCTTCGCGAAGTTCAAGCTTTAGTTCCCGACCATATTACCTTACTCTCTTTAACAGACATAGGGTGTACAGAAGAAATTATAGAGGACGCCGACACTATAGAAGGCAATGCCTTGCTTAAAGCAAATTATGTCCTTTCAAATTATGGGTATGATTGCTTTGCAGATGACACAGGTCTTGAAGTAGATGCACTAGACGGCGCGCCTGGAGTTTATTCGGCTAGATATGCTGGTGAGCAAAAAAATGACTCAGATAACATGAACAAGCTCTTGATCAATCTTGCTACAAAGCAGGAACGTGGAGCACAGTTTAAAACAGTTATCGCTTTCGCGAAAGCAAACAAAACAGAAACTTTTACAGGAATATGCAGAGGTCATATTACTAAAGAACGTCACGGTGATGGAGGTTTTGGCTACGACCCTATCTTCAAACCTGAGGGCTATAACGCTACATTTGCTCAAATGGCACCATCTCTCAAAGGAAAAATAAGCCACAGAGGCCTTGCTGTTGCAGCGTTTCTAGAATTTCTCCATAATCAGAAATAA
- a CDS encoding DEAD/DEAH box helicase, giving the protein MTFDELGLNAPLLQAIADMGFETPSKIQEEAIPQLLAEDRDMVALAQTGTGKTAAFGFPLLQNIDATSKTTQGLIIAPTRELCLQITNEMKLYAKHMKGVRVVAVYGGANIQEQAREISRGAQIVVATPGRMQDMMRRRMVDITKLSYCVLDEADEMLNMGFYEDITNILADTPEDKLTWLFSATMPREVARIAKEFMVNPLEITVGHKNEGAKNVSHEYFVVHTRDRYQALKRLSDANPDIFAVIFCRTKRDTQKVAEQLIEDGYNAGALHGDLSQNQRDLVMKSFRNRQIQMLVATDVAARGIDVDDITHVVNYQLPDEIETYTHRSGRTGRAGKTGTSLVIVTKSEMRKIKQLEKILGKKFEQKTIPDGKEITQVQLFHLANSINTTEINDEIDAYLPEIEEVLKDNTKEELIKKVFSVEFTRFFNYYKKSKDLNQNAIGAAREQSGDSTRYFINVGSKDDFDWMKLKDFLKEELGLGQDGVYRVDCKDAFSFFNTDTEHKARILAHFENYELDGRRVSVEETQGGGGRSGGGDRRRNGGGGRGRSGGRDRRRGGDDGFRSSGRSGGGDRRRSGGGSSDRKRNDRKSSYGDDQGGRSRSRSDRSDRSERRPSTRTPDNRSEGNKSPFSGKRRRRS; this is encoded by the coding sequence ATGACATTTGATGAACTAGGCCTAAATGCGCCTTTACTCCAGGCTATTGCCGATATGGGATTTGAAACCCCATCAAAAATCCAAGAAGAAGCTATCCCACAACTACTCGCCGAAGATCGCGATATGGTTGCTCTTGCTCAAACAGGAACAGGAAAGACAGCTGCTTTTGGTTTTCCACTATTACAAAACATTGACGCTACAAGTAAGACTACACAAGGTCTTATTATAGCTCCTACTCGTGAACTTTGTTTACAAATTACAAACGAGATGAAACTGTATGCAAAACACATGAAAGGTGTGCGCGTTGTTGCAGTTTATGGAGGAGCAAACATACAAGAACAAGCACGTGAGATTTCTCGCGGAGCACAAATTGTAGTAGCTACACCTGGACGTATGCAAGACATGATGCGTCGTCGTATGGTAGATATTACAAAATTAAGCTACTGTGTACTTGATGAAGCAGATGAGATGCTTAACATGGGGTTCTATGAAGATATTACAAATATCCTTGCAGATACACCAGAAGATAAACTTACATGGCTTTTTAGTGCAACCATGCCTAGAGAAGTCGCACGTATAGCCAAAGAATTTATGGTAAACCCGTTAGAAATAACGGTAGGACATAAAAACGAAGGTGCAAAAAATGTTTCTCATGAGTACTTTGTAGTGCACACTAGAGATCGTTATCAAGCACTTAAAAGACTTTCTGACGCAAACCCAGATATTTTTGCGGTAATCTTTTGTCGTACAAAACGTGATACCCAAAAAGTTGCCGAGCAGCTTATAGAAGATGGATATAACGCTGGAGCATTGCACGGAGATTTAAGTCAGAACCAGCGTGATCTGGTAATGAAGAGTTTTAGAAATCGCCAGATACAAATGCTAGTAGCTACAGACGTGGCTGCACGTGGTATTGATGTAGATGATATTACACACGTTGTAAATTACCAATTACCTGACGAAATAGAAACATACACACACCGTTCTGGTCGTACTGGTCGTGCTGGTAAAACTGGTACTTCGCTAGTTATTGTAACTAAAAGCGAAATGCGTAAAATCAAACAACTTGAGAAAATCTTAGGTAAGAAGTTTGAACAAAAAACCATTCCAGACGGAAAGGAAATCACGCAAGTACAATTATTTCACCTTGCAAATAGCATCAACACTACAGAGATTAACGACGAGATTGATGCTTATCTTCCAGAAATAGAAGAAGTATTAAAAGACAACACAAAAGAAGAACTTATCAAAAAAGTATTTTCTGTTGAGTTTACACGTTTCTTTAATTACTACAAGAAATCAAAAGATCTTAATCAAAATGCCATTGGAGCAGCTAGAGAGCAATCTGGAGACTCTACTCGTTACTTTATAAACGTAGGTAGCAAAGATGATTTTGACTGGATGAAGCTTAAAGACTTCTTAAAGGAAGAATTAGGATTAGGTCAAGACGGTGTTTACCGTGTAGACTGTAAAGATGCCTTCTCATTTTTTAATACAGATACTGAGCACAAAGCACGTATTCTAGCTCACTTTGAAAACTATGAGCTTGACGGACGTCGTGTAAGCGTTGAGGAAACTCAAGGTGGCGGTGGCCGCAGCGGTGGCGGAGACAGAAGACGTAATGGTGGCGGTGGCCGAGGTCGCAGCGGTGGTAGAGATCGTCGTCGTGGCGGTGATGATGGATTTAGATCTAGTGGTCGTAGCGGTGGCGGTGATCGTCGTCGTAGTGGCGGAGGATCTTCAGACAGAAAACGCAATGACCGTAAATCTAGCTATGGTGATGATCAAGGAGGTCGCTCTAGAAGTAGATCAGACAGATCAGACAGATCAGAGCGTAGACCATCTACTCGCACTCCAGACAACAGGTCTGAAGGAAACAAGAGCCCATTTTCTGGCAAAAGACGCCGTAGAAGCTAG